A window of Bacteroidales bacterium contains these coding sequences:
- a CDS encoding PorT family protein → MKRNIFFITLFSFIISVSFAQNKNTNWSYGVKAGVNLSFMSRGDLDRDIFSSDVMLGFNGGFKVAYNFTPVIGISSELVVSTQNYSMIFIAGYSDEGEKWLGNIRYYTTNLSIPLLLTVNINRNFTVEVGAQYSYKLFVRDLLDCPYMAILITYPHYSYKEFSAKVFNRSDVSGILGLSYKFNSKFGLSLRYMHGFIPAVETIKFNVGKPDNAANVLESIDRDFNPLLRSVQLYFEYTF, encoded by the coding sequence ATGAAACGAAATATATTTTTTATAACTCTTTTCTCTTTTATAATTTCCGTTTCTTTTGCCCAAAATAAAAATACTAATTGGAGCTATGGCGTTAAAGCCGGTGTCAATCTGTCGTTTATGAGTCGCGGCGATCTTGATAGAGATATTTTCTCTTCAGATGTAATGTTAGGCTTTAACGGAGGCTTTAAAGTAGCATATAACTTTACACCTGTAATTGGTATCTCAAGCGAATTAGTAGTTTCAACACAAAATTATAGTATGATATTTATTGCCGGATATAGTGATGAAGGTGAAAAATGGCTCGGTAATATTAGATATTATACAACAAATCTCTCAATTCCATTGTTATTAACAGTTAACATAAATCGGAATTTTACGGTGGAAGTTGGTGCCCAATATTCATATAAACTTTTTGTAAGAGACTTGCTGGATTGCCCATATATGGCCATTCTGATAACTTATCCGCATTATAGTTATAAAGAATTCAGTGCAAAAGTTTTTAATAGATCCGATGTATCCGGTATTTTAGGTCTGTCTTATAAGTTTAATAGTAAATTCGGTTTGAGTCTTAGATATATGCACGGATTTATCCCCGCTGTTGAAACAATTAAGTTTAATGTTGGCAAACCTGATAATGCTGCTAACGTATTAGAATCAATCGACCGTGATTTTAATCCGCTTCTTAGATCTGTACAACTTTACTTTGAATATACATTTTAA
- a CDS encoding DUF58 domain-containing protein codes for MLDNKAVQRFNSLEFIVTQLVEGFMTGLHKSPFHGFSVEFAEHREYNHGESVKHVDWKLYARTDKLFVKRFEEETNLRCYLLIDDSSSMYYPIMDNPTVDNPNKITFSIYAAACITKLLQQQRDAVGLSVFSDNIELFTPVRSSIEHQKFLFTEYEKLIENFKLSDKRKTDVTNSIHLLAEKIHKRSLVILFTDMFDDNADLNSVFSALQHLKYNKNEVVLFHVVDKYKEIDFNFPEKPTKFIDLETNTELKINPRLIREEYIDFQKKFHEEIKLRCQQYQIDYVEADINTGYNNIMLTFLKKRQKLH; via the coding sequence GTGCTAGATAATAAAGCGGTACAACGGTTTAACTCGTTGGAATTCATAGTAACCCAATTGGTGGAAGGCTTTATGACAGGTTTGCATAAAAGTCCCTTCCACGGGTTTTCTGTTGAATTTGCCGAACATAGAGAATATAATCATGGGGAATCGGTAAAACATGTTGATTGGAAATTGTATGCTCGAACGGATAAACTCTTTGTGAAACGTTTCGAAGAAGAAACTAACCTTCGTTGTTACCTGCTGATTGACGACTCATCATCAATGTATTATCCGATAATGGATAATCCTACTGTTGATAATCCCAACAAAATTACATTCTCTATCTATGCTGCTGCTTGTATCACAAAACTATTACAACAACAACGCGATGCAGTCGGACTTTCTGTGTTCTCAGATAATATTGAACTTTTCACTCCGGTAAGATCTTCCATTGAACATCAAAAATTTTTATTTACCGAATATGAAAAATTGATTGAGAATTTTAAACTTTCGGATAAAAGAAAAACCGATGTAACAAATTCGATTCATCTTCTCGCAGAAAAAATACATAAAAGATCTTTGGTAATTCTATTTACTGATATGTTTGATGATAATGCCGACTTAAACTCGGTTTTCTCGGCTCTACAACATCTGAAATATAATAAAAACGAAGTCGTACTTTTTCACGTTGTTGATAAATATAAGGAAATAGATTTTAATTTTCCGGAAAAACCTACAAAATTTATTGATTTGGAAACCAACACGGAACTGAAAATTAATCCTAGATTAATTCGTGAAGAATATATTGATTTCCAGAAAAAATTTCATGAAGAAATCAAACTTCGTTGCCAACAATATCAAATAGATTATGTGGAAGCGGATATTAATACGGGATATAATAATATTATGCTCACATTTCTAAAAAAACGCCAGAAACTACATTAA
- a CDS encoding glycosyltransferase family 9 protein: protein MKILLIRLSSIGDIVLTSPAIRCLARQTSHEIHYLTKDQNVSLVENDPNINKIITFKDNLKETIELLKSEKYDYVIDLHNNMRSFMIKLNLRLPSSSLKKLDFRKWLYVTFKINLLPDRHIVDRNIDTLIRFNIKNDNKGLDFYISEDTKLPDEIILPGKYMVFAVGTQHYTKTVPPEYIIRIIDKINDIYPVILIGGKKEIEAGEIITSSCNNILNLVGKLNLQQSALLISNSEFVFAGDTGMMHISAALKKNLITLWGSTSPELGFFPYFPYDFAGVNHWMERKDLKCRPCSKFGKKRCPRKHFNCVKYTDEQISGIRDIILKEIK, encoded by the coding sequence ATGAAGATACTACTTATAAGATTAAGCTCAATTGGCGATATTGTTCTAACGAGTCCGGCAATTCGTTGCCTTGCCCGGCAAACTTCGCACGAGATACATTATCTTACAAAGGATCAGAATGTTTCACTTGTCGAAAATGATCCTAATATCAATAAAATAATAACTTTTAAAGATAATCTTAAGGAAACAATCGAATTATTAAAGTCTGAAAAATATGATTATGTTATTGATCTTCACAACAATATGAGATCATTTATGATAAAGCTGAATCTTAGGCTTCCTTCAAGCAGTCTTAAAAAATTAGATTTTAGAAAATGGCTTTACGTAACCTTTAAAATTAATTTATTGCCCGATAGACATATTGTTGATAGAAATATTGATACTTTAATACGCTTCAATATAAAAAATGATAATAAGGGTTTGGATTTTTATATTTCAGAAGATACGAAACTTCCAGATGAGATTATTCTTCCCGGGAAATACATGGTATTTGCCGTAGGCACTCAACATTATACCAAGACGGTTCCGCCGGAATATATCATTAGGATAATTGATAAAATAAATGATATCTATCCGGTAATACTGATAGGTGGAAAAAAAGAAATAGAAGCGGGGGAAATCATTACATCATCATGTAATAATATCTTAAATCTTGTTGGAAAACTTAATTTACAGCAATCGGCATTACTAATCAGTAATTCCGAATTCGTTTTTGCCGGCGATACCGGAATGATGCATATTTCGGCAGCTCTAAAAAAGAATCTGATAACCCTTTGGGGCAGTACTTCTCCTGAACTGGGGTTCTTTCCGTATTTTCCTTATGATTTCGCCGGTGTAAACCATTGGATGGAAAGAAAAGATTTGAAATGCAGGCCATGTAGTAAATTCGGGAAAAAACGTTGTCCGCGTAAACATTTCAATTGTGTAAAATATACCGACGAACAGATATCGGGAATCAGAGATATAATTTTAAAAGAAATAAAATGA
- the trxA gene encoding thioredoxin: MALEINDKNFDEFLNDEKPLVLDFWAQWCGPCKMIAPYIDELAVEYKDKVNIGKVDIEESPAITAKYGVRNIPTVLFIKKGEVVSKQVGATNKAALAAKVQELC; this comes from the coding sequence ATGGCATTAGAAATTAATGATAAGAATTTTGATGAATTCTTGAATGATGAAAAACCTTTGGTTTTGGATTTTTGGGCTCAATGGTGCGGTCCTTGTAAAATGATTGCTCCTTATATAGACGAATTGGCGGTTGAGTATAAGGATAAAGTGAATATAGGTAAAGTTGATATCGAGGAATCTCCTGCTATTACCGCAAAATACGGTGTGAGAAATATTCCGACCGTATTATTTATCAAGAAAGGCGAAGTTGTATCTAAACAGGTTGGTGCTACAAATAAAGCAGCACTCGCAGCTAAAGTTCAGGAATTGTGCTAG
- the pbpC gene encoding penicillin-binding protein 1C has translation MKNSKALLIIFSVYLVSLLLFLCIPVPKFNKPYSTTVYSSDGRLLSAKIAEDGQWRFPPSNVLPEKYIRCLTHYEDKLFFHHSGINPVSIFTAAKDNIQSKKVIRGGSTITMQVVRLSRDGKERTFKEKIIESILALRLEVRYSKNEILQLYAANAPFGGNVVGLDAAAWRYFNTSADRLTWSELAVLAVLPNSPALIHPGKNRELLQIKRDKLLYGLIDSKSYLPKKYQKVKNFSEDDFDLASLEKIPAAPYDLPMHAFHYSMTFGKYFDQKKNHSDINYDLQMDIINIISNHYKINSANGIENACVYVVDYIDEKIVSYVGNYLNANDAGMVDMIMAQRSTGSILKPFLYSSMLDAGELLPQMIIPDIPINISGYTPKNYSGEYLGAVTADEALFKSLNMPFVYLLRSYGVNKFYDKLKKCKLSGLKFSPEHYGLSLILGGAEASLFDITNTYGSMARKLYCSVNSLDLKNSFLFDPPFSPSAISLTFQALLNVNRPEQQLGWQNFHSGKRVAWKTGTSFGLRDAWSVGVVDRYVVGVWIGNSDGEGRPGLTGVGVAAPVMFEVIDKLNKGYGFVSITDDAVEVEVCSVSGYPKSLNCEETKIITIPDCEVHTGVCPYHKKEFLDDTKQYRVKSTCTELDPNNFEIYYVLPPVMEWFYKKSHADYISMPPLLAGCHSNNDQMMSFIYPDQGTTVIIPVGIKGDRQQVIFEIAHRQPNTTIFWNLNDDYLGKTKHFHQMPIITTPGNYIMRCSDEYGNVIMRKFSVRN, from the coding sequence ATGAAAAACAGTAAGGCATTATTGATAATTTTTTCAGTATATCTTGTCTCGCTCTTACTTTTTCTATGTATTCCTGTTCCGAAGTTTAATAAACCGTATTCGACAACTGTTTATTCTTCAGACGGAAGACTGTTGAGCGCTAAGATTGCTGAAGACGGACAATGGCGTTTTCCGCCGTCGAATGTTTTGCCTGAAAAATACATTCGCTGCTTAACGCATTACGAAGATAAATTGTTTTTCCATCATTCCGGAATAAATCCCGTCTCAATATTTACTGCTGCCAAGGATAATATTCAATCAAAAAAAGTTATTCGCGGCGGAAGCACAATTACAATGCAAGTGGTTCGACTTTCAAGAGACGGCAAAGAACGAACTTTTAAAGAAAAAATTATTGAAAGTATTTTAGCTTTACGACTTGAGGTAAGGTATTCCAAAAATGAAATTTTGCAATTATACGCTGCCAATGCTCCCTTCGGGGGAAATGTTGTGGGCTTGGATGCCGCTGCCTGGAGATATTTTAATACTTCCGCAGATAGATTAACATGGAGCGAATTAGCTGTTTTAGCTGTTTTGCCGAATTCCCCGGCGCTTATTCATCCCGGAAAAAACCGTGAATTACTTCAAATAAAAAGGGATAAATTACTCTATGGTCTGATTGATTCCAAATCATACCTTCCGAAAAAGTATCAAAAAGTAAAAAACTTCTCCGAAGATGATTTCGACTTAGCAAGTTTGGAAAAAATTCCGGCTGCTCCGTACGATTTGCCGATGCATGCTTTTCATTATTCAATGACATTCGGTAAATATTTCGATCAGAAAAAAAATCATTCCGATATTAATTATGATTTGCAAATGGATATAATTAATATAATTTCAAATCATTATAAAATAAATTCAGCAAACGGAATTGAAAACGCCTGTGTTTATGTTGTCGATTATATTGATGAGAAAATTGTTTCTTATGTGGGAAATTATTTGAATGCGAATGATGCGGGTATGGTTGACATGATTATGGCGCAGCGTTCTACAGGTAGTATTTTAAAGCCTTTTTTGTATTCGAGTATGCTTGATGCCGGCGAATTACTGCCGCAAATGATAATTCCGGATATTCCTATAAATATATCGGGATATACTCCCAAAAATTACTCGGGCGAATATCTTGGAGCTGTTACTGCCGATGAAGCTTTATTTAAGTCGCTGAACATGCCTTTCGTATATTTATTAAGAAGTTACGGAGTAAATAAATTTTATGATAAATTGAAGAAATGCAAACTTTCCGGATTGAAATTTTCTCCTGAGCATTATGGATTATCTTTAATTCTGGGAGGTGCCGAAGCAAGTCTTTTTGATATTACGAATACTTATGGCTCAATGGCACGGAAACTTTATTGTTCGGTTAACTCTTTAGACTTGAAAAATAGTTTCTTATTTGATCCGCCGTTTTCACCATCTGCAATTTCTCTTACTTTTCAAGCATTGCTTAACGTCAACCGGCCAGAACAGCAATTAGGTTGGCAGAATTTTCATTCGGGGAAGAGAGTTGCATGGAAGACAGGCACAAGCTTCGGATTGAGAGATGCTTGGAGCGTTGGAGTTGTTGATAGATATGTTGTAGGTGTTTGGATTGGTAATTCGGATGGGGAAGGAAGACCCGGATTAACAGGTGTTGGTGTTGCGGCTCCGGTTATGTTTGAAGTTATAGATAAATTGAATAAGGGATACGGTTTTGTTTCTATTACCGATGATGCCGTTGAAGTTGAAGTTTGCTCTGTATCCGGTTATCCGAAATCACTAAATTGTGAAGAAACGAAAATTATAACAATTCCCGATTGCGAAGTTCATACGGGAGTTTGCCCTTATCATAAGAAAGAATTTCTTGATGATACGAAACAATACAGGGTAAAATCTACTTGTACCGAATTAGATCCGAACAATTTCGAAATTTATTATGTTTTGCCTCCGGTAATGGAATGGTTTTACAAAAAATCGCATGCCGATTATATTTCTATGCCTCCTTTATTGGCCGGTTGCCACTCGAATAATGATCAAATGATGTCGTTTATCTATCCTGATCAAGGTACAACCGTTATAATTCCAGTAGGAATAAAAGGCGACAGGCAACAGGTTATTTTCGAAATAGCACATCGACAACCAAATACTACTATTTTTTGGAATCTCAATGACGATTATTTAGGTAAGACAAAACATTTTCACCAAATGCCTATTATTACTACGCCGGGTAATTACATAATGCGTTGTTCCGATGAGTATGGTAATGTAATTATGAGAAAGTTTAGCGTTAGGAATTAG
- a CDS encoding Omp28-related outer membrane protein, protein MKKFTLLSLLILICCCFTITAQNYVSTDPSNKNVLLEEFTGVNCQYCPLGHLYANQYADANPGRFWAINIHTGGYASTSYPNFNTSDGATIASGFSIGGYPAGTLNRNGTATITPSTNAWWNNATTMLNQPAVANIAGVCIIDPATRIATINIEVYYTANGAGSSNKVTVAMLQNNILGSQSGMSYNPGQVINGQYNHMHALRDIITNTWGDEITDISQGSLVELTYTYEIPDIIGSPNGIEVIVDDLEFLAWVAETNYQIITVNELEIIIGSDKPINPAIKELTQQEGISCEDTEMIEIEILNGGVDEITSIEFEIDVDGFVTTQTWEGSIPSYLKGLVEMEIGVNTGEQVLTITIIKVNGTTIEQNGATTKTINITHGEWSAIEDPMEYITLKLWQDKFGHQITWKVFASDMTVIASGGPYGILPNTTPVLREHVISIENDDCIKFIVYDSGCNGFNNTQGAGHYELIHSNGNIIFESDATFECEESATFNVKRKPDGITDNNKTTIYPNPANDYINITDISNVKSINIYNVAGKLVLQSTATNEVNISTLNKGVYFLKLMNNDNTQTNIKFVKE, encoded by the coding sequence ATGAAAAAATTTACTCTTTTATCATTACTTATTCTAATTTGTTGTTGTTTTACAATAACAGCACAAAATTATGTGTCTACGGACCCCAGCAACAAAAACGTTCTTTTGGAAGAATTTACAGGCGTAAACTGCCAGTATTGTCCTTTAGGTCATTTATATGCCAATCAATATGCAGATGCTAACCCAGGTAGATTCTGGGCAATAAATATTCACACCGGTGGTTATGCCTCTACAAGTTATCCTAATTTCAACACTTCAGACGGAGCCACAATCGCAAGTGGTTTTTCAATAGGCGGGTATCCGGCAGGTACATTAAACAGAAACGGCACAGCAACAATCACACCAAGTACTAATGCTTGGTGGAATAATGCAACTACTATGCTTAATCAACCTGCGGTTGCAAATATCGCAGGCGTGTGTATCATTGATCCAGCAACACGTATTGCAACAATTAACATTGAGGTTTACTATACTGCCAATGGTGCAGGTTCATCTAATAAAGTCACAGTAGCAATGTTACAAAACAATATTTTGGGTAGTCAATCCGGGATGAGTTATAATCCTGGACAAGTTATTAATGGTCAATACAATCACATGCACGCATTACGTGATATTATAACAAATACATGGGGTGATGAAATAACTGATATTTCTCAAGGATCTTTGGTTGAATTAACTTATACCTATGAAATTCCTGATATTATTGGTAGTCCTAATGGAATTGAAGTTATTGTTGATGATTTGGAGTTTTTAGCGTGGGTAGCTGAAACCAATTATCAAATAATTACTGTAAATGAACTTGAAATAATTATTGGCAGCGACAAACCGATAAATCCGGCAATAAAAGAATTAACACAACAAGAAGGTATCTCTTGTGAAGATACGGAAATGATAGAAATCGAAATATTAAATGGCGGTGTTGATGAAATTACTTCAATAGAATTTGAAATAGATGTTGACGGATTTGTAACGACTCAAACATGGGAAGGAAGTATCCCTTCATATTTAAAAGGATTGGTTGAAATGGAGATTGGAGTGAACACAGGAGAACAAGTACTCACAATAACAATAATCAAAGTTAATGGAACTACAATTGAGCAAAACGGTGCTACAACAAAAACAATCAATATTACGCACGGCGAATGGTCGGCAATTGAAGATCCTATGGAATATATTACCTTAAAATTATGGCAAGACAAATTCGGCCATCAAATTACATGGAAAGTATTCGCATCGGATATGACTGTAATAGCCAGCGGAGGCCCATACGGAATATTACCTAACACTACACCGGTATTACGCGAACATGTAATTTCTATTGAAAATGATGATTGTATTAAATTTATCGTATACGACTCCGGTTGCAATGGTTTCAACAATACTCAAGGTGCAGGTCATTATGAATTAATCCATAGCAACGGTAACATTATTTTTGAAAGTGATGCTACTTTTGAATGTGAAGAAAGCGCAACATTCAATGTGAAAAGAAAACCCGATGGTATCACAGATAATAATAAAACAACCATTTATCCAAATCCAGCAAATGATTATATAAACATTACCGATATTAGTAATGTTAAATCAATCAACATATATAATGTTGCAGGAAAACTCGTTCTTCAATCAACAGCTACTAACGAAGTAAATATTTCAACCCTTAATAAAGGTGTATATTTCTTAAAATTGATGAATAACGATAATACTCAAACTAATATTAAATTTGTAAAAGAGTAA
- the kdsA gene encoding 3-deoxy-8-phosphooctulonate synthase, producing the protein MKDIAKYKSQFFLIAGPCVIEDETSPLRIAEELSAISSRLGIPFVFKASYRKANRSKLNSFQGIGDEKALNVIRKIKEEFGLTVTTDVHDVNEVKLAAEYVDILQIPAFLCRQTDLLLAAGKTEKIVNVKKGQFLSPESMKFTVEKIESTGNKNIMLTERGTTFGYGDLVVDMRSIPIMKTFGYPVVIDATHSLQRPNTSEGVTGGTPQFIQTIAKAAVAAGADGIFIETHPEPSKALSDGKNMLPLNQLENLLQSLLQIYQVL; encoded by the coding sequence ATGAAAGATATTGCAAAATATAAATCCCAGTTCTTTTTAATTGCAGGTCCTTGTGTTATCGAAGATGAAACGAGTCCTCTTAGAATTGCAGAAGAACTATCAGCGATAAGTTCGAGGCTGGGAATTCCATTTGTTTTTAAAGCCTCATATAGAAAAGCGAACAGGTCGAAACTAAATTCTTTTCAAGGCATTGGAGATGAAAAGGCTTTAAATGTAATTAGAAAAATTAAGGAGGAATTCGGTTTGACTGTTACAACAGATGTGCATGATGTTAATGAAGTTAAACTCGCGGCTGAGTATGTTGATATCTTACAAATCCCGGCTTTCTTATGCAGGCAAACAGATTTGTTGCTTGCGGCAGGTAAAACAGAAAAAATCGTAAATGTAAAAAAAGGTCAGTTTTTGTCTCCTGAATCCATGAAGTTTACTGTTGAAAAGATAGAATCTACCGGAAATAAAAATATCATGCTTACTGAAAGAGGTACAACTTTTGGATATGGCGATTTGGTTGTTGATATGCGTTCGATTCCTATTATGAAGACATTCGGATATCCGGTTGTTATTGATGCAACGCATTCCTTGCAACGGCCGAATACTTCGGAAGGAGTAACAGGAGGCACTCCGCAATTCATTCAAACAATAGCTAAAGCTGCTGTTGCCGCCGGCGCTGATGGTATTTTCATTGAAACGCACCCGGAACCGTCAAAAGCACTTTCGGACGGGAAAAATATGCTGCCTTTGAATCAATTGGAAAACTTATTGCAAAGCTTATTGCAAATATATCAAGTTCTGTAG
- a CDS encoding DUF4831 family protein, whose amino-acid sequence MRKKIFLFTTLTILYLGAFAQITVNQYKNDNKDAVIYYLPKKSFIIEVIYSEKHSVPGPYSKFASEYLGVENPIKSEKKEYFIEGVQIHPFSEPDDDAKFSLKAPEPGKVEKDLYVMMNNLGIFCGLTNQKDFEGDFNDINFGNMINSTEMPEFNNFSAISSRFTTVDTAVRVVSFDTSFYKMEVYNSKTKEMTLEEKAEEAVGKLMDIRQNRLDLLSGYQETSYELGSIKYMDKRLLEIENAYLSLFCGYTNIKYYKHCFVYSPDAANINKDVNILCFSKEAGVCNSSRQGSGQQLTFQVSPHTDILKIQAPDDSKGIRYRVPVVADISIKYDNKILTGGLYSLPQLGNIISLDPQKYKQLTVDPETGNIKSVKVE is encoded by the coding sequence ATGAGAAAGAAAATATTTTTGTTCACGACATTGACAATATTATATCTTGGAGCTTTCGCTCAAATAACAGTCAACCAATATAAAAACGATAATAAAGATGCTGTTATTTATTATCTTCCGAAAAAATCTTTTATAATTGAAGTTATTTATTCCGAAAAACATAGTGTGCCGGGACCGTATTCGAAATTTGCTTCGGAATATCTTGGTGTCGAGAATCCGATAAAATCCGAAAAAAAGGAATACTTTATAGAAGGGGTACAGATTCATCCGTTCAGCGAACCTGATGATGATGCTAAATTTTCTTTGAAGGCTCCCGAACCGGGTAAGGTTGAGAAAGATTTATATGTTATGATGAATAATCTCGGTATTTTCTGCGGACTGACGAATCAAAAAGATTTTGAAGGAGATTTTAATGATATTAACTTCGGCAATATGATTAATTCTACGGAAATGCCCGAATTCAATAACTTCTCGGCAATATCATCACGATTTACTACTGTTGATACTGCGGTAAGAGTTGTTAGTTTCGATACTTCCTTCTATAAAATGGAAGTTTATAATTCTAAAACAAAGGAAATGACTTTGGAAGAAAAAGCTGAAGAAGCAGTCGGAAAACTCATGGATATCCGCCAAAATCGATTAGACCTTCTTTCCGGTTATCAAGAAACATCTTACGAGTTGGGAAGTATAAAATATATGGATAAAAGGTTGTTGGAAATCGAGAATGCTTATCTAAGTCTTTTTTGCGGTTATACAAATATAAAGTATTATAAACATTGTTTTGTATATTCTCCTGATGCCGCCAACATTAATAAAGATGTAAATATTCTGTGTTTTTCGAAAGAGGCCGGCGTTTGCAACAGTTCTCGCCAGGGTAGCGGACAACAATTAACGTTTCAAGTATCTCCTCATACAGATATCCTAAAGATACAAGCTCCGGATGACAGTAAGGGAATTCGATACAGAGTACCGGTTGTTGCTGATATATCAATTAAATACGATAATAAAATACTGACAGGAGGTTTATATTCATTGCCTCAACTCGGAAATATTATTTCATTAGACCCTCAGAAATATAAACAACTTACCGTTGATCCGGAAACAGGTAACATTAAATCGGTAAAAGTGGAATAA
- a CDS encoding glycoside hydrolase family 16 protein, giving the protein MKSHLILFAFILSISFLGATCDRIPPEPEGPTPEEPTTPDDPTEPEEPILVLTENITSGRVNTLNKFSFKYGRMDVYAKLPKTGNGLWPAIWLLGADFNGYSNDGSELVNTTNANWPECGEIDIMEMGNAEGINLNTQDRFLSRGTHWGSVINGGHPAYSINNNYNSSLQDDFHLFVFTWDETYIRMYLDPQLDGNLNLLPNNSPYYEILINVYDGEFPVGEYFHKEYFILLNIAAGGHFTGVYDVNNITALNEENDYQARMYIDYVKVYENIKTNSNSPEEALVWQDLFENDAVDESKWNIEINGNGGGNNELQKYSRNNVSVGIEPETGKKCLVITAKREYE; this is encoded by the coding sequence ATGAAAAGCCATCTAATTTTATTCGCGTTTATTTTAAGTATCTCTTTTTTAGGCGCAACCTGCGACCGTATTCCTCCCGAGCCGGAAGGCCCGACACCGGAAGAACCAACAACACCCGATGATCCTACAGAGCCCGAAGAACCAATATTAGTATTGACTGAAAATATTACATCCGGACGGGTAAATACTCTAAATAAATTTTCCTTCAAATACGGAAGAATGGATGTTTATGCTAAATTGCCGAAAACGGGAAACGGCTTGTGGCCGGCAATATGGCTTTTAGGTGCCGATTTCAACGGTTATTCTAATGACGGAAGCGAATTAGTAAACACTACTAACGCCAATTGGCCGGAATGCGGTGAAATTGATATTATGGAAATGGGAAATGCCGAAGGAATAAATCTAAATACTCAAGATAGATTCTTATCGAGAGGTACACACTGGGGTTCCGTTATTAACGGCGGTCATCCCGCATATTCTATAAACAACAATTATAATTCGAGCTTACAGGATGATTTTCATCTTTTCGTTTTTACCTGGGATGAAACTTATATTCGAATGTATCTTGATCCGCAACTTGATGGAAATTTAAATCTGTTACCAAACAATTCTCCTTATTACGAAATACTTATTAATGTATATGATGGTGAATTCCCTGTCGGAGAATATTTTCATAAAGAATATTTTATTTTATTAAATATAGCTGCTGGCGGACATTTTACCGGTGTATATGATGTAAATAATATTACCGCATTAAATGAAGAAAATGATTATCAAGCAAGAATGTATATTGATTATGTAAAAGTTTATGAAAATATAAAAACAAATTCCAATTCTCCGGAGGAAGCTTTAGTTTGGCAGGATTTATTTGAAAATGATGCTGTTGATGAAAGTAAATGGAACATTGAAATCAATGGTAATGGGGGTGGAAATAATGAATTGCAAAAATATTCTCGTAACAATGTATCCGTAGGCATTGAACCGGAAACCGGTAAAAAATGTCTTGTAATAACTGCAAAAAGAGAGTATGAATAA